In Scatophagus argus isolate fScaArg1 chromosome 3, fScaArg1.pri, whole genome shotgun sequence, one genomic interval encodes:
- the ccdc51 gene encoding mitochondrial potassium channel: MRYRGAQICLWAHGSCCVSRLSVLSGSLPGRITLVRTYSAHHQPGSPPPTNLTPPEGKGRSGVVKEHALAALQHAGELGRQWSRRSAQAAAASVNYWWERYEEFVGLNEVRVAQTKVTEAEAAFMVARGIVREAHTSLEALQVRLKEVRDRLDRVSREEAHYLELATLEHKLLQEERRLRIAHENAESSEREKFALFSAAVRESHEKERTRAERTKNWSIIGSVLGALIGVMGSTYINRVRLQELKSLLLEAQKGPESLQEALRVQAGNHRSQQDELRTLIDSLRVALTDVFTQKDIVLQDKPGPTSDSHTVPLSALKDLRLSSQKTQSVMESLPPQLGQLEQGLGRVERELSVVRKQLETRSQAEPQAGQPPLATLVRPETGDQWGSEAAVRRLEETQRTLGERIRTSTFYNAVFTYTATAITISGVYLLLRGTG, translated from the exons CTGTCTCTGGGCTCATGGCTCCTGCTGTGTGTCCCgcctctctgtgctctctggATCTCTGCCTGGCAGAATCACTCTGGTCCGAACCTACAGCGCTCACCATCAGCCCGGCTCCCCCCCACCCACTAACCTCACCCCCCCTGAGGGGAAGGGCAGATCCGGGGTGGTGAAGGAGCATGCCCTGGCTGCCTTACAG CATGCGGGTGAGTTGGGGCGGCAGTGGAGTCGGAGGTCAGCTCAGGCGGCCGCTGCCTCAGTCAACTACTGGTGGGAGAGGTACGAGGAGTTTGTCGGGCTCAACGAGGTCCGTGTGGCCCAGACCAAGGTCACTGAG GCTGAGGCAGCTTTCATGGTGGCCAGAGGGATCGTGCGTGAGGCTCACACTAGCCTGGAGGCCCTGCAGGTCAGGCTGAAGGAGGTCAGAGATCGGCTGGATAGGGTCTCCAGGGAGGAGGCTCACTACTTGGAGCTGGCCACGCTGGAGCACAAACTGCTTCAG GAGGAGCGCCGCCTCCGGATAGCCCATGAGAACGCGGAGAGTTCTGAGAGGGAGAAGTTCGCCCTGTTCTCAGCGGCCGTCAGGGAGAGCCACGAGAAGGAGAGGACGAGAGCGGAACGTACCAAGAACTGGTCCATCATTGGCTCGGTACTGGGAGCCCTGATCGGCGTCATGGGATCAACATACATTAACCGCGTCCGTCTTCAG GAGCTTAAAAGTCTGCTGCTGGAAGCCCAGAAAGGTCCAGAGAGCCTGCAGGAAGCCCTCAGAGTCCAGGCTGGAAACCATCGTTCCCAGCAAGACGAGCTCCGAACGCTCATCGACAGCCTCAGGGTCGCTCTGACGGACGTCTTCACTCAGAAGGACATCGTCCTTCAGGACAAGCCAGGTCCTACCTCAGACTCACACACGGTGCCTCTTTCAGCCTTAAAAGACCTCCGCCTCAGCAGCCAAAAGACACAGTCTGTCATGGAGTCCCTCCCTCCTCAGCTGGGACAACTGGAGCAGGGCCTCGGTAGAGTTGAGCGCGAACTGTCGGTGGTGAGGAAACAGCTGGAAACCCGATCGCAGGCTGAACCGCAGGCCGGTCAGCCGCCGTTAGCAACGCTAGTGAGACCAGAAACAGGAGACCAGTGGGGGTCTGAGGCGGCGGTGAGGCGTCTGGAGGAGACCCAGAGGACACTGGGAGAACGAATCAGGACCAGCACTTTTTATAACGCCGTGTTCACCTACACAGCCACGGCCATCACCATCTCTGGTGTATACCTGCTGCTCAGAGGAACTGGATAG